The Pedobacter ginsengisoli region AAAATACGTCGGCAATTAAAATATACAATAAGAATGGTTTCTCCTGCATTTCACATCATGATAGTTTTATGAAAATGGAAGTAATTGCCGATGATTACATGGCTAAGTATAAATTATTCGGAATGAGGCATATCATTAAACTTGATGAGGAAGAAGAATGGAAGAGCTTGGTGAAAAGAGCTTTGAAATATGATTTTTACCATTCGTGGACCTATCATCTGCTGGACAATAACAATGGAGTACCCATGTTATTTGTCTATGAAATGGGCGAGGATTTTATAGCTATGCCGGTAGTGAAAAGACATATTCAAGACTCTGAATATTTTGATATGAGCTCAGTTTACGGGTATAGCGGACCCATTTCAAATAAAGATTTTGACGAATTACCAGCAGATTTTGTTTGTCGTTTTAGAACCAGCTTTCTGGATTTTTTAAAAGATGAAAAGATAATTACTGTATTTACCAGATTGAATCCTTTTCTGGATCAGAGATCATTAATGGAGGGCTTTGGTGGTGTTGTGGATAACGGCAAGGTGGTGGTTTTAGATCTTACAAAGTCAATTGAAGAGCAGAGAAGTGGTTATCAGGAAAGATTAAGCAGAAAGATCAGGCAATTGAGAAATAAAGGTTTTTATGTTAAAGAGGTTAATACGTCTAAGGATATTAGAATTTTTTATGACCTCTATACTGCAAACATGATGCGTCTAGATGCCTTAGATACTTATTATTTTGATGAGGAATATTTTAAAATCCTGCTTAATTCAGACGAATATGATGCCAGGCTGCTGTTTGTTTATGATCGAAATAATTATCCCGTATGCGGTGGAATTGTAGTGATAACAAATGACATCATGCAAGCACACCTACTAGGAACAAGAGAAGAATATCTCAAAGATTCACCTGCCAAATTGCTAAATGAAGAGGTTAGTCTACTTGGCCGGAAACTGGGTGTAAAACAGTACAACTTAGGGGGTGGACTGGGTTTTAAGGAAGATTCCTTATTTAGATGGAAAGTCAACTTCTCAAATCATACTTTAGACTACCAAAGTTGGCGTTTTGTTGCCAATCCGGAAATTTATACCTCAATGCTATCTCAACAGGACATCGATATTAGTTCTGAAATTGATTTCTTCCCTCTCTATAGGCTTCAAGTTAATAAAGCTTAATCATTTCATCTATTTAACGTTTAATGACATGAAAAAAATTCTATTTTGCGAAAAAGTATACTCAAGATGGCTGATTCTACTTATAGATCAACTTATTGTAACAATCTCTCTTGCTGCATCATTACTTGTAATTCAAAAAGAGGATTTAAACGAAGTATTTAGCAACAGCTTTCTTCTGTATGTGGGTATTTACAATTTAATCACTATCGGGGTTTTTGTAAGTATGCGAATACATACCGGAATAATTAGATACTCTAGTGTTGATGATATTTTCCGCGTATTCAAGGCCGTACTATTGGCTAGTTTAGTGTTTGAAGCAGTGACCTATCTATTTTTATCTGCTTATTTTGAATTTAATAATAAGTGGTTTATTCCAATGTTAATTATAAACTTCTTTATTTCCGCTTCTATGCTTATTGCACTTAGGATAGGCGTAAAGCAGTTGTTTCATTACCTAAAAGATCTTGAAGTTGTAGCCAATGAGGTTCTTTTAATCTATGGAGCGGATAGGGCATCGCTATTAATTAAGCAAGGACTAGACTCCTCTTCAGAAAGAAATTTTGTGATACTGGGCTTTATAGATGATAATCCCGATCGTAGGAATAAACATATAGAACAAAAAAGGGTATATGGCTCTGATGCTATCCAAGACTTAAAAAACAAGTATGGCGTAGAGAAAATGATCGTTGCCGAAGACTGCTTGGATATTGATGGAAGAAAGGCTGCGATAGAAAGATGTATGGAATGTGGAATAAGAATTATATCTGTCCCGGCTTCAAATCATTGGTTGAAAGGAAAATTGAAATTAAGCCAACTTCCTGATTTGAGAATTGAGGATTTGTTGCAAAGGGATCCGATTAATATGGAAGGAGAAAATATTAAGTCAGAACTTAAAGGTAAGAGAATTTTGATTACTGGTGCTGCCGGATCTATAGGCTCGGAGATTGTTCGTCAGGTCTTAAAATGCAATCCGCAACTATTGATTTTATGTGATCAGGCAGAGACGCCACTACATGAAATGCAGTTAGAAATTGAAGATACTTTTAAGAGTAATGTTTGTGAATTGTTTATAGTAAATATTCAAAACTACGGAAGACTCAAAAACTTGTTCGAGACTTATAGGCCTGAAATAATATTTCACGCAGCAGCTTTAAAGCATGTACCGATGATGGAGCATAATCCTTCTGAAGCAATTTTAACTAATGTGATGGGTACTAAAAATCTCGCAGATCTGGCAATTGATTATGATGTTGAAAAATTTATCATGATATCAACTGATAAGGCTGTTAAACCAACGAATGTTATGGGCGCATCAAAAAGAATCGCAGAAATCTATATTCAGTCGTTACAAAATTATCAAAATGATGTAGTTCATAGAACAAGATTTATTACGACCAGATTTGGAAATGTACTGGGGTCAAATGGGTCAGTTGTTCCACGGTTTAGGTCGCAAATTGAGGCAGGAGGTCCCGTTACTGTTACTGATCCAAACATTACCAGATATTTTATGACCATTCCAGAAGCAGTGCAATTAGTGCTGGAGGCCTCTGTAATGGGCAAAGGAGGGGAGATATTTATTTTTGATATGGGCGAGCCAATCAAAATTCTGAATTTGGCCATAAATATGATCAAGTTAGCTGGGTTTGTGCCTTACACTGATATTAAAATTTGTTTTACCGGATTAAGACCTGGTGAAAAGCTGTATGAAGAGTTGTTAAATAAAACCGAAAAGGTACTTCCAACTTATCATGAAAAAATTAAAATATCAAATGTAATTTATTACCCATACGACTATGTACAACGAAAAATAGAAGAGTTACTAACATTGAATCGCTTAAATGATGACCAAAAAGTGGTTCGAAAAATGAAGGAGATTGTTCCTGAATATGTAAGTACGAATGTTAACTATCAAAGTATTGAAGTCGTAAATGTGGAAACTGGGGATCTAATGGATGTTAGTGTTGAACCAGGAGTGAGCTAAGATTACTGCTTTTTATATCTATATGTCTACCTAAGAAATATTGAAATAATAAAAGCAAATTATATGGGATCAAGTTTTAAAGAAATTTCCGTTATGCAAGTTTGTGCGGAAATTAGTTTATGGTCTTATTGGGACATAGACTTGGTATGTCGTTTTGCAAATAATGAATTTTTTAAATGGTGTGGTAAAACTCCTGAGGAATTGTTAGGCATAATTAGCTTAAGGGTTTTGTTTAATGGTCACTTTCATGAATACCACCTGCCATACGTGAATAAGGTCCTAGAAGGTCATTTGCAAAAGTATAATTCAGAAATTAAGATGATAAATGGCCAAAAATGTCCGGTAACTATAATTTACTATCCTGATATAGAAAATGGAAATGTAGTCGGTTTTTTCGCAAATATCTATAATAAAAACTTATCTGGTTCAGAAGATGAAAAATTCTTAACTGATCAATTTCATATGAATCAGGAAACAATTTTGAGCCATGATACCGCCGGTAACAAGAGCCATCAAATTGCAGATTATCTGGGCACGTTAATCTTATCTGGTTTTCCTAAGATTGAGCATCTATCCATTTTACATAATATTTCTGCGTCAAAATTAATGCGCGACTTTAAAACTACCTACCAGACGAGCCCTTACCTATATTTCAGACGATTACAGATGGAGTTTGCTGAACAATATATTAGCAGAACAGGCTGCAGTAAAAAGCAAATGGCATTTATGCTTGGTTTTTCAAATCCTGCAAACTATACGCTTTGTTATAATCGCTATAAAAAGAGTAAAGTTGAAAAAACAGGGAAAAGAGCTTTGGTGACTGATATTGATGAAAAGAACAAAATTCTGATAACTCAATTTCCTTTACCTGTTGCAATGTTTGATCTGGAAATGAATTATTTATTGGCATCGAAACAATGGATGAAAGAATTTGATTTTCAGGGGAGCACTCTGGTTGGGTTGAATTTTCTTGATGCATTTACAGAAAACAGTCCTGATCTTATCACATTTAAAAAGAAAATGAATAATGGAAAAATAGAGGATTGTGTGGGGACTTATTACTTTATAAACAATGGACATCGGTTAAAGTGTATGGTGAATCTTTGGCATAATGAAAACATGGAAGTAAGTGGGGTTATTATATATATTACTTGATTATAAAAAGTTTGGTCATTAAAAGTAAGTTTATGACAATGAGTAGGTTCACGTATTTCTTTCTGTTAAATATCTTTGACTGTAAGATTTTTAGAACCTTTATTTTGATGCTCAGACTCACTAGAACTTTCCAGATTTAAACTTTAAAAGCTACTACATTAAAAACGTCCCTAACGTTTGATTTGATAACTATTTAATTATTGAGGTTATGGAACATAACGCCGGTGAGATTGTTGAACTAGCTGTTCGACGACAAAATGTAAATATTAGTGAACTATCCAGACGTTTACAGGTAAATAGACGGACCCTGTACAATTGGTTTAGACAAAAAAAACTTCATACGGACGTGATCTTTGAGATCGGAAAAGTCATAAATTATGATTTTACACATGATTTTGAAGGAGAACTGAGTGGTTTTGGTTTTAAAGAAGATTTAATCCAGTATAAAAATGAGGGACAGTCAGATCATACCAATTCAGTATATTACTGGATGGAAAAATATATTGCCTTATTAGAGGATTATAAAAAATTAGTAAGAAAAAGCTCTTTGTCGTAAGCAAAGGGCTTTTTTTATTTTAATTTATGGGCCGTTTCCATATATTCTTATCGGGATAATCAATAATCATGTGGTGATATTTAGGTGTCTTAGCCTAATCCTTTTGATTATTAGCAAACATTCTTAAAAATTGGCTTTTCCTTATTAACCCAAGCCTCAGTCTTTTTTAGCTTTTAAGGAACCTCTTTCTCCTTTTCAAATTAAAACAAAATTATCCTTCTCCGGCTCGGCAGTTTTGAGTTAGGGTATTTGGTTTTTATACCGCTTTAGATTAAGACAAATAAATATATAGATCTCTATGCAAGCGTTATTTTGATAAAAAAGTTCTAAATTGCACAAGAAATTCAGATTGATGAAAACATACATTTTACTAATATTGTTTGGTTTGACCTTTAGTACCTTGGCAAATGCTCAAAAAAAGATTCCAACTGCTCAGGAATTAACAGTTAAAAATATAGATGAATTGAACGAACGGTTGGCACTAAGTCCTACTCAGAAAAGTGTAATCTATAACTATGTATTTGATATGTACAGACAGCAGCTTGAGCTTGTGAAAAAGCAACAGGCAGGTACCTCTAAGGAAGATGATGTAACAAAATTCTATAAGTTTCAGAATGAAACAAATGATAACATCAAAAATATATTAAAGGGAGATCAGATAGCCGAATTTGATAAGTTACAGGAGGAACGTTTAAACGGAGATAATAAGAAGAAAAAGGGAAAGAAGGGAAAAAATAAGGAAGATGAAACTGTAACTGGTATTTCTGGACTTAAATTACAGAATTAATACCTTCTAAAATATTTATTTGTTATTTTAGTTAAATTTTTGTGCTATAATGAAATAATTAGCAGCTTAACCAAGCCTTCATGCGATTTTTTGCTTTAATCCTGTTATTGTCACTTTCTTTGTCTTCAGTTGCAAATGAAGGTGTTATCCAGCTTGATAAGCAGAGTTATCAGAATATAGGCAAGAAACTGATATATCTGGAAGATAAGACCGGTGAACTTACTTTAAATGAGGTTAAGAAGCTATATCAGGCAGATAAGTTTAAACAATCTAAAGATGATATTCTTAATTTTGGGAATAGTAAATCGACTTTCTGGATAAGAATACTTTACCAAAACACTACTGGTTCAGGTAGTTTTCTTGTAGTAGATGTTCCAAATCTGGAAATTGTTGAATGTTATACTACTGGCATTAATGGAAAAGCACAGGTAATAAAGTCTGGTAGCCTTAGCAATGAAATTGAAGGCGTAATTGCGAAAAATAATTTTATATTTTCTTTATCGAAACCAGATCAGGCAAACGATTTGAATGAGGTATATCTTCGCATTAAAACAAATAATTTCATGCTTGTACCAATTAAGCTTATAAGTCATGAAGTTTATATAGCAGGTTCTGCTTTAAAGCAGCATATTGAATCTATTTACATAGGAGTGCTTATTACTCTTCTATTATTAAATATCTTCCTGTATATAAGTTTGCATGAAAAGATGTATCTTTTTTATGGATTATATCTTCTCGCTGGCTTTGTTTATTTAGTGTTATATTTAAGGGGATATGCTTATTTGTTCGAATATGATTTCAGAATAATAATATATAAGTACCCACATTTCTTTCTGGCGCTATCATCTATGGCGGGTATTTTGTTTTCATGGAAATTTCTGAATCTAGATGCTTTGTTACCCCGTGTTAAACCGGTGTACTATTTTATGATGAGTTTTGCATTGGCGCTAATGATTGTGAGTTTATTGGGTTACAAAAGTACAGCAGCCTCCATGATACGATACACTACTCTTTTTATCTCATTAGGTTTAGGGGCAGTAGGTATAGTATCATGGAATAAAGGGCATCGTCCTGCTAAATTTTATATTGTTGCGTGGCTTTTTAGGGTAAGTGGTATAGTTCTGATTAACTTAAATCTATTTGGTATACTCGAATTAAGAGACTATACCTTTGAGATTTTTCCGATTACGACAACTATAGAAATGTTATTGTTAGCATTTGCATTAGGAGATAGGTATAGTATGTTAATTAGCAGTGAAAGAGAGGCAAGGGAAGGACTCATGGAACTTGTCCAAACTCAGAACCAACGATTGGAACATGTTGTGGAAGAACGAACATTAAAATTGAGTGAGACAATTGTTGAGCTTGAATCATCAAATAGGGTAAAAGATAAATTGTTTTCTATTGTGGCTCATGATCTGCGAACACCTTTTAATAGTTTAATAAGCATATTTTCTTTGAAAGATATGGGAATGTTAAACTTTGAAGAACTCAAAATGTTGCTTAATGCGAATCGAAAGAATATAGATCAGATGCGGCTTACACTTGATAACTTATTATTTTGGGCGAAAGACCAAATGAATCAGGTAAGTGTGCAATTTACAGAATTCGATCTAAAGAAACTTTCCGAAGTTTTAATGCTGGTGTATGAGCCCATAGCACAGTCGAAAAATATTAGATTGGAACTTAATGCAAACGAAGGAAGTATGGTGTATGCTGATGAGAATCAGGTAAAGCTTATTTTAAGAAATTTGATAGACAATGCAGTTAAGTTTTCGCCGGAGGATAATACAATTTCAATTAACCTGGAAAGACAACCCAAGGGGCTTAGGGTTGCAGTTCATAATGTGGTTTTAAATCCGGCTGCTGTAAAAAGTGCATTAGAAGGTGGAGAAAAGGACAGGCGAAGGTCAGATGTAGCCGGTGCTGCCAATGAATCGGGAACTGGATTGGGCCTGCAGTTATGTAGGGAATATATGAAAGCAAATGGGAGCCAACTACAACAGAACATTATAGGGAATGAAGTTGAATTATACTTTTTTTTAAAGGATAATTCAAGTAACCCTGCTGCTTAATGCCGGTGAAGTATGGTATTTTTTTCGCATATAGTTGTTCATTTACCTCATAAATCTTCACTAAAAAACAATAATAAGACCAAACACCTTCATTCTCAGTAAAGAGAAGGCTCTTTCTTTGTTTTTTATTTATTTGGTACTATTACTGACATACGCTTACGAATAACATATACCATGAAAAAACATCAAAGACGTATAAAGTCTCGGTTCTTAAATGTTAATGTAGATTTGGAAGAATATAAAGAACAAGTACGATCAGTTAAACTAGCTATTGCTATTAAGAATGTATTAGAGTTAAGAAAGATCTCTGTAGAAGAATTTGCTGTGATAATGGGAAAAGATAAGTCTACAATCAATAAGTGGTTAAGTGGAACATATTGTTTTAGCCTGAGCACGCTCTATGAAATAACGGAAGGCCTTG contains the following coding sequences:
- a CDS encoding GNAT family N-acetyltransferase, whose protein sequence is MTENIFLRPLVVEDANVSYKWRNNPDVWKYTLFNPKEPVTLNVEIAWLKNTLNKPDEKRFAICLTKNGRYIGNVQLIKILDQSAEFHIFIGDSEYWGKGIGEKATKHVLDYAFLTLKLNKVSLDVHTENTSAIKIYNKNGFSCISHHDSFMKMEVIADDYMAKYKLFGMRHIIKLDEEEEWKSLVKRALKYDFYHSWTYHLLDNNNGVPMLFVYEMGEDFIAMPVVKRHIQDSEYFDMSSVYGYSGPISNKDFDELPADFVCRFRTSFLDFLKDEKIITVFTRLNPFLDQRSLMEGFGGVVDNGKVVVLDLTKSIEEQRSGYQERLSRKIRQLRNKGFYVKEVNTSKDIRIFYDLYTANMMRLDALDTYYFDEEYFKILLNSDEYDARLLFVYDRNNYPVCGGIVVITNDIMQAHLLGTREEYLKDSPAKLLNEEVSLLGRKLGVKQYNLGGGLGFKEDSLFRWKVNFSNHTLDYQSWRFVANPEIYTSMLSQQDIDISSEIDFFPLYRLQVNKA
- a CDS encoding polysaccharide biosynthesis protein; amino-acid sequence: MKKILFCEKVYSRWLILLIDQLIVTISLAASLLVIQKEDLNEVFSNSFLLYVGIYNLITIGVFVSMRIHTGIIRYSSVDDIFRVFKAVLLASLVFEAVTYLFLSAYFEFNNKWFIPMLIINFFISASMLIALRIGVKQLFHYLKDLEVVANEVLLIYGADRASLLIKQGLDSSSERNFVILGFIDDNPDRRNKHIEQKRVYGSDAIQDLKNKYGVEKMIVAEDCLDIDGRKAAIERCMECGIRIISVPASNHWLKGKLKLSQLPDLRIEDLLQRDPINMEGENIKSELKGKRILITGAAGSIGSEIVRQVLKCNPQLLILCDQAETPLHEMQLEIEDTFKSNVCELFIVNIQNYGRLKNLFETYRPEIIFHAAALKHVPMMEHNPSEAILTNVMGTKNLADLAIDYDVEKFIMISTDKAVKPTNVMGASKRIAEIYIQSLQNYQNDVVHRTRFITTRFGNVLGSNGSVVPRFRSQIEAGGPVTVTDPNITRYFMTIPEAVQLVLEASVMGKGGEIFIFDMGEPIKILNLAINMIKLAGFVPYTDIKICFTGLRPGEKLYEELLNKTEKVLPTYHEKIKISNVIYYPYDYVQRKIEELLTLNRLNDDQKVVRKMKEIVPEYVSTNVNYQSIEVVNVETGDLMDVSVEPGVS
- a CDS encoding helix-turn-helix domain-containing protein gives rise to the protein MGSSFKEISVMQVCAEISLWSYWDIDLVCRFANNEFFKWCGKTPEELLGIISLRVLFNGHFHEYHLPYVNKVLEGHLQKYNSEIKMINGQKCPVTIIYYPDIENGNVVGFFANIYNKNLSGSEDEKFLTDQFHMNQETILSHDTAGNKSHQIADYLGTLILSGFPKIEHLSILHNISASKLMRDFKTTYQTSPYLYFRRLQMEFAEQYISRTGCSKKQMAFMLGFSNPANYTLCYNRYKKSKVEKTGKRALVTDIDEKNKILITQFPLPVAMFDLEMNYLLASKQWMKEFDFQGSTLVGLNFLDAFTENSPDLITFKKKMNNGKIEDCVGTYYFINNGHRLKCMVNLWHNENMEVSGVIIYIT
- a CDS encoding sensor histidine kinase, encoding MRFFALILLLSLSLSSVANEGVIQLDKQSYQNIGKKLIYLEDKTGELTLNEVKKLYQADKFKQSKDDILNFGNSKSTFWIRILYQNTTGSGSFLVVDVPNLEIVECYTTGINGKAQVIKSGSLSNEIEGVIAKNNFIFSLSKPDQANDLNEVYLRIKTNNFMLVPIKLISHEVYIAGSALKQHIESIYIGVLITLLLLNIFLYISLHEKMYLFYGLYLLAGFVYLVLYLRGYAYLFEYDFRIIIYKYPHFFLALSSMAGILFSWKFLNLDALLPRVKPVYYFMMSFALALMIVSLLGYKSTAASMIRYTTLFISLGLGAVGIVSWNKGHRPAKFYIVAWLFRVSGIVLINLNLFGILELRDYTFEIFPITTTIEMLLLAFALGDRYSMLISSEREAREGLMELVQTQNQRLEHVVEERTLKLSETIVELESSNRVKDKLFSIVAHDLRTPFNSLISIFSLKDMGMLNFEELKMLLNANRKNIDQMRLTLDNLLFWAKDQMNQVSVQFTEFDLKKLSEVLMLVYEPIAQSKNIRLELNANEGSMVYADENQVKLILRNLIDNAVKFSPEDNTISINLERQPKGLRVAVHNVVLNPAAVKSALEGGEKDRRRSDVAGAANESGTGLGLQLCREYMKANGSQLQQNIIGNEVELYFFLKDNSSNPAA
- a CDS encoding helix-turn-helix domain-containing protein, producing the protein MKKHQRRIKSRFLNVNVDLEEYKEQVRSVKLAIAIKNVLELRKISVEEFAVIMGKDKSTINKWLSGTYCFSLSTLYEITEGLGII